One genomic region from Halomicrobium zhouii encodes:
- a CDS encoding MaoC family dehydratase — MSDYFEEIEIGETDAFGTYEVTEEDVVSFGEQFDPQPFHVDEDAARESMFGGLVASGWHTASMTMRLLVDNFLADSRALGAVGIDDLRFPSPVRPGDALRVETEVVDKEVWDEDRGLVHCAIETSNAEGVVLTMVGLVLWERE, encoded by the coding sequence ATGTCCGACTACTTCGAGGAGATCGAGATCGGCGAGACCGACGCCTTCGGCACGTACGAGGTCACCGAGGAGGACGTCGTCTCCTTCGGTGAGCAGTTCGACCCCCAGCCGTTCCACGTCGACGAGGACGCCGCGCGGGAGTCGATGTTCGGTGGCCTCGTCGCCAGCGGCTGGCACACCGCCTCGATGACCATGCGACTACTCGTGGACAACTTCCTCGCAGACTCCCGTGCGCTCGGCGCAGTCGGCATCGACGACCTGCGGTTCCCCAGTCCGGTCAGACCCGGTGACGCGTTGCGCGTCGAGACGGAGGTCGTCGACAAGGAGGTGTGGGACGAGGACCGCGGGCTCGTCCACTGCGCCATCGAGACGTCGAACGCTGAGGGGGTCGTGTTGACCATGGTCGGTCTCGTCCTCTGGGAGCGCGAGTAA
- a CDS encoding ABC transporter permease codes for MSAIRRVGAEFRAARKAFLRRRTAVFFTFFFPLIIVIIFGALVQTRPGGGGLFTEPPRYYVAGYLAVVVLFTPLSRVGSEVARHREGNRFEKLATTPLTRLEWLAAQTLVNVVVIGLAGLLLLGLVVALTGADVVLTVPSVAALVAFVVVGVALFCGVGALIGSFADSQDGVIAASNSIALPLLFLSETFVPPALLPAWLPTWLSPLTFFSRGVRTVTTSGQAGDAVTPLAILTVAGLVAFVAGAVALPRTD; via the coding sequence ATGAGCGCGATTCGTCGCGTCGGCGCGGAGTTCAGGGCAGCCCGGAAGGCGTTCCTCCGCCGTCGCACCGCCGTGTTCTTCACGTTCTTCTTCCCGCTGATCATCGTCATCATCTTCGGCGCGCTGGTCCAGACCAGACCGGGCGGCGGCGGGCTGTTCACCGAGCCGCCCCGCTACTACGTCGCGGGCTACCTGGCCGTCGTCGTGCTGTTCACGCCGCTGTCGCGGGTCGGGAGCGAAGTGGCCCGCCACCGCGAGGGCAACCGGTTCGAGAAGCTGGCGACGACGCCGCTGACCAGGCTGGAGTGGCTCGCCGCCCAGACGCTCGTCAACGTCGTCGTCATCGGGCTCGCTGGGCTCCTGCTGCTCGGACTCGTCGTCGCCCTCACCGGGGCGGACGTGGTCCTGACAGTGCCTTCGGTCGCCGCGCTGGTCGCCTTCGTCGTCGTCGGCGTCGCGCTGTTCTGCGGCGTCGGTGCACTGATCGGCAGTTTCGCCGACTCACAGGACGGCGTCATCGCCGCGTCGAACTCTATCGCGCTCCCGCTGCTCTTCCTCTCGGAGACGTTCGTCCCGCCGGCGCTCCTGCCGGCGTGGCTTCCAACCTGGCTGTCACCGCTGACGTTCTTCTCGCGGGGCGTGCGGACCGTCACGACGTCGGGGCAGGCGGGCGACGCGGTCACTCCCCTCGCGATTCTCACAGTCGCCGGGCTGGTCGCGTTCGTCGCCGGAGCGGTGGCGCTGCCCCGGACGGACTAG
- a CDS encoding MBL fold metallo-hydrolase: MAEDAPAGDGSAVREIDPEALASRIENGERVALLDVRNRDEVDAWRIDGPGVELTHVPYMRFVSARATGNPADLVDPDESYVAVCPRGAESAEVAAALTGEGAEAVNLAGGMAGWARVYRRTQIARAATDATVYQYRRPATGCLAYVVVSDGAALVVDPLLAFADRYRDEVAELDAAVETVLDTHVHADHFSGLRAVAGATGATPVVSTGAADRGVAGGVRTVDDGDALRVGDHELDVLATPGHTTGSISLVLDDVAFTGDALFLDGAPRPDLERGEDGARELAGTLHETLTERLAPLPDDALVAPGHYVPGRSPATDGSYTATLGELRDRLAAFSESRETFVDRVLGSMGDRPANFERIVAVNLGREAVSAEEAFELELGPNNCAVATE, translated from the coding sequence ATGGCCGAAGACGCCCCGGCGGGCGACGGATCCGCGGTGCGCGAGATCGATCCGGAGGCGCTCGCCAGTCGGATCGAGAACGGTGAACGGGTCGCGCTCCTGGACGTCCGTAACCGCGACGAGGTCGACGCCTGGCGAATCGACGGACCCGGGGTCGAATTGACGCACGTCCCCTACATGCGGTTCGTGAGCGCGAGGGCGACCGGGAACCCGGCGGACCTGGTCGACCCCGACGAGTCCTACGTCGCCGTCTGTCCCCGCGGGGCCGAGAGCGCGGAGGTCGCGGCCGCGCTCACCGGGGAAGGCGCCGAGGCGGTGAACCTCGCGGGCGGGATGGCGGGGTGGGCGCGCGTCTACCGGCGGACGCAGATCGCACGCGCCGCCACGGACGCGACCGTCTACCAGTACCGTCGCCCCGCCACCGGCTGTCTCGCGTACGTCGTCGTCTCCGACGGTGCGGCCCTCGTCGTCGACCCGCTGCTGGCGTTCGCCGACCGGTACCGCGACGAGGTCGCGGAGCTGGACGCCGCCGTCGAGACGGTCCTCGACACGCACGTCCACGCGGACCACTTCAGCGGCCTCCGGGCAGTGGCTGGGGCCACCGGTGCGACGCCGGTGGTGTCGACCGGTGCCGCGGACCGCGGCGTCGCCGGCGGCGTGCGGACGGTCGACGACGGCGACGCTCTGCGCGTCGGCGACCACGAACTCGACGTGCTCGCGACCCCCGGCCACACGACGGGGTCGATCTCGCTGGTCCTCGACGACGTCGCGTTCACCGGCGACGCGCTGTTCCTCGACGGCGCTCCGCGGCCCGACCTCGAACGCGGGGAGGACGGAGCCCGGGAACTCGCCGGCACGCTCCACGAGACGCTCACCGAGCGGTTGGCGCCGCTTCCCGACGACGCTCTCGTCGCGCCCGGCCACTACGTCCCGGGCCGCTCGCCCGCCACGGACGGCTCGTACACGGCGACGCTGGGCGAACTCCGCGACCGACTGGCCGCGTTCTCCGAGTCGCGAGAGACGTTCGTCGATCGCGTCCTGGGTTCCATGGGCGACCGGCCCGCGAACTTCGAACGCATCGTCGCGGTGAACCTCGGCCGCGAGGCGGTGTCCGCGGAGGAGGCGTTCGAACTGGAACTCGGCCCGAACAACTGCGCCGTCGCGACGGAGTGA
- the btuC gene encoding vitamin B12 ABC transporter permease BtuC: MDSPPRAPVLLGLGAALVATVLASATVGPVSIDLLTVSKAALNAVGVPAGLSVGVGTTRLLGASVPLPGVSLRYAYPFSFAVADSSETIVRQIRLPRIVLGAIVGFALAAAGTVMQGFFRNPLADPSIIGVSSGAAVGAVAAIVFAVGLPLQAMAFAGAILAAFAVYLIATRDGETPVATLLLAGVAIQTFLGAVISYMLVHAGESLEQAIYWLMGHLQNSTWGEVEVTLPAAFLAFAVLHVYAHDLNVLLMGEEDAHALGIEVERTKRILLAVASVITAAAVAVAGVIGFVGLVVPHVLRLIVGPDHRILLPASALAGATFLVAADTLARSGPAEVPVGIVTAAVGAPFFLYLLRRKEVHTV, translated from the coding sequence GTGGACTCACCGCCACGCGCGCCCGTACTGCTGGGCCTGGGGGCAGCGCTCGTCGCGACGGTACTGGCGAGTGCGACGGTCGGTCCGGTGAGCATCGACCTGCTCACGGTGTCGAAGGCGGCGCTGAACGCCGTCGGCGTCCCGGCCGGCCTCTCAGTCGGCGTCGGGACGACGCGGCTCCTCGGGGCCTCGGTGCCTCTCCCCGGCGTCTCGCTCCGGTACGCCTACCCGTTCTCCTTCGCCGTCGCCGATTCGAGTGAGACTATCGTCCGCCAGATTCGGCTTCCCCGCATCGTCCTCGGCGCCATCGTCGGCTTCGCGCTCGCGGCGGCGGGGACCGTCATGCAGGGGTTCTTCCGGAACCCGCTGGCGGACCCGTCGATCATCGGCGTCTCGTCGGGCGCCGCGGTCGGCGCGGTGGCGGCCATCGTCTTCGCCGTCGGCCTCCCGCTCCAGGCGATGGCCTTCGCCGGCGCGATACTGGCGGCCTTCGCCGTCTACCTCATCGCGACCCGCGACGGGGAGACGCCCGTCGCCACGTTGTTGCTGGCCGGCGTGGCCATCCAGACGTTCCTCGGCGCAGTCATCTCCTACATGCTCGTCCACGCCGGCGAGAGCCTCGAACAGGCCATCTACTGGCTGATGGGGCACCTCCAGAACAGCACCTGGGGTGAGGTGGAGGTGACCCTCCCCGCCGCGTTTCTCGCATTCGCCGTCCTGCACGTCTACGCCCACGACCTGAACGTCCTCCTGATGGGCGAGGAGGACGCCCACGCGCTCGGCATCGAGGTCGAGCGGACGAAGCGAATCCTGCTCGCCGTCGCGAGCGTCATCACCGCCGCGGCCGTCGCCGTCGCCGGCGTCATCGGCTTCGTCGGCCTGGTCGTCCCCCACGTCCTCCGCCTGATCGTCGGCCCGGACCACCGGATCCTCCTCCCCGCCAGCGCGCTCGCGGGGGCGACCTTCCTGGTCGCCGCAGACACGCTCGCTCGCTCCGGACCCGCGGAGGTGCCGGTCGGCATCGTCACCGCGGCGGTGGGCGCGCCCTTCTTCCTCTACCTGCTGCGGCGCAAGGAGGTGCACACGGTGTGA
- the srp19 gene encoding signal recognition particle subunit SRP19, with translation MVENVIWPAFLDAERSRNEGRRVSLDQAIPDPTVDEIATAVQQVGYDAVIERDKTYPREYEQRGRVLVKNADDATKSDLLGAVAAYLQALRA, from the coding sequence ATGGTCGAGAACGTCATCTGGCCGGCGTTTCTGGACGCCGAGCGCTCGCGCAACGAGGGACGCCGGGTCTCACTGGACCAGGCCATCCCCGACCCCACGGTCGACGAGATAGCCACGGCGGTCCAGCAGGTGGGCTACGACGCGGTCATCGAACGCGACAAGACGTACCCCCGCGAGTACGAACAGCGCGGGCGCGTGCTCGTGAAGAACGCCGACGACGCGACGAAGTCGGACCTCCTTGGCGCCGTCGCGGCGTACCTCCAGGCTCTCCGGGCATGA
- a CDS encoding Rdx family protein, whose translation MSDVTIEYCVPCGFRERAFEVQQVVLGAVEGELDSLELVMGDHGVFTVSVDGQTVYDKEEDAYDPDEIARNVRNEL comes from the coding sequence ATGTCCGACGTAACGATCGAATACTGCGTTCCCTGCGGCTTTCGCGAACGAGCGTTCGAAGTCCAGCAAGTCGTCCTCGGCGCCGTCGAGGGCGAACTCGATTCACTCGAACTCGTGATGGGCGACCACGGCGTGTTCACCGTCAGCGTGGACGGCCAGACCGTCTACGACAAGGAGGAAGACGCCTACGACCCCGACGAGATCGCGCGGAACGTTCGAAACGAACTGTAG
- the coxB gene encoding cytochrome c oxidase subunit II, whose translation MNGKRVGLLTVFTGALLALAVEPAAAQVSTSETAELIWDLNMNLLYIAVPITVLVEGILIYTVWKFRNNEDPLPTMENRRLEITWTIATAIILLVVGIASYQVMAEPYVTATADQQIESDQEPAEVEVVGQRYSWTFNYNNTGQGDDRVSSSNTLVLPADRPVVLHITSTDWIHAFHAPGLGLKADAIPGNHNVIKTEITETGTYQLYCAEYCGTGHSDMLGQIEVVPEDEYESWLDEQQSE comes from the coding sequence ATGAATGGGAAACGCGTCGGGCTCCTCACGGTCTTCACTGGAGCTCTTCTCGCGCTCGCCGTCGAGCCGGCAGCAGCCCAGGTGTCGACGTCGGAGACGGCGGAACTGATCTGGGACCTCAACATGAACCTGCTGTACATCGCCGTCCCCATCACGGTGCTCGTGGAGGGCATCCTCATCTACACCGTCTGGAAGTTCCGTAACAACGAGGATCCTCTGCCGACGATGGAGAACCGGCGTCTCGAGATAACCTGGACCATCGCGACGGCGATCATCCTCCTCGTGGTCGGTATCGCCTCCTACCAGGTGATGGCCGAACCGTACGTCACGGCCACCGCGGACCAGCAGATCGAGTCCGACCAGGAGCCCGCCGAGGTCGAGGTCGTCGGTCAGCGCTACAGCTGGACGTTCAACTACAACAACACCGGCCAGGGAGACGACCGCGTCAGTTCCAGTAACACGCTCGTGCTCCCGGCCGACCGGCCCGTCGTGTTACACATCACCTCCACGGACTGGATCCACGCGTTCCACGCACCCGGACTCGGACTGAAGGCCGACGCCATCCCGGGGAACCACAACGTCATCAAGACCGAGATAACCGAGACGGGAACCTACCAGCTCTACTGTGCGGAGTACTGTGGCACTGGCCACTCCGACATGCTCGGCCAGATAGAGGTCGTCCCCGAGGACGAGTACGAGAGCTGGCTCGACGAACAGCAGTCCGAGTGA
- a CDS encoding ABC transporter ATP-binding protein yields the protein MEEVLVAENVRRAYGDTVALDDVSLTLGEGEVVALVGPNGAGKTTLVRALTGTTDAEGRVELFGTSPRDVDRDRIGLLPQDFSPHDRLTARELLAYYAGLYDESRDVDRVLADVGLADDAGTWYENLSGGQQRRTCVGATLVNDPDLLLLDEPTTGIDPAGRHDLWELLEGLADAGVTILVTTHDMEEAHRLADRVGLLADGQLVAMDAPDALIANYGGESRLTVSGDVDESVAAALRYQTVVDGDGMTVSGVAPEDIGAVVRELEEAGVDYDGLSWSEPDLEAVYMELTGNRVGRGDRASEREPTAAPAGGER from the coding sequence ATGGAAGAGGTACTCGTCGCCGAGAACGTCCGTCGTGCGTACGGCGACACCGTCGCCCTCGACGACGTCTCACTGACGCTCGGGGAGGGAGAGGTCGTGGCACTCGTCGGGCCGAACGGGGCCGGCAAGACCACGCTCGTCCGCGCGCTCACGGGCACGACCGACGCCGAGGGCCGCGTCGAACTGTTCGGGACGTCGCCCCGCGACGTCGACCGGGACCGGATCGGACTGTTGCCCCAGGACTTCTCGCCACACGACCGGCTCACCGCCCGGGAACTGCTGGCGTACTACGCCGGTCTCTACGACGAGTCGCGGGACGTGGACCGCGTCCTCGCGGACGTGGGCCTCGCCGACGACGCCGGGACGTGGTACGAGAACCTCTCGGGCGGCCAGCAGCGCCGGACCTGCGTCGGCGCGACGCTCGTCAACGATCCGGACCTCCTGTTACTCGACGAGCCCACGACCGGCATCGACCCCGCCGGCCGTCACGACCTGTGGGAACTGCTCGAAGGACTCGCCGACGCGGGCGTCACGATTCTCGTGACCACCCACGACATGGAAGAGGCGCACCGACTCGCCGACCGCGTGGGTCTCCTGGCCGACGGTCAACTCGTCGCGATGGACGCTCCAGACGCGCTGATCGCGAACTACGGCGGCGAGAGCCGACTCACCGTCTCCGGCGACGTCGACGAGTCCGTCGCGGCGGCGCTACGGTATCAGACGGTCGTCGACGGAGACGGGATGACCGTGTCCGGGGTCGCCCCGGAGGACATCGGCGCGGTCGTGCGGGAACTCGAGGAGGCCGGCGTCGACTACGACGGCCTCAGCTGGAGCGAACCGGACCTGGAGGCGGTGTACATGGAACTGACGGGAAACCGCGTCGGGCGAGGAGACCGAGCGAGTGAGCGGGAACCGACGGCCGCCCCGGCCGGAGGCGAGCGATGA
- a CDS encoding ATP-binding cassette domain-containing protein → MIRVDDVHVAFGDVEVLDGVDLTVEAGEFVGLVGPNGAGKTTLLRTVNGALTPGSGEVFVGEERIHDLSSRAASRRVATVPQDTSVRFAFDVADVVAMGRTPHRSRFSSHPDRGAHVDAALERTETTHLRDRRVDTLSGGERQRVFVARALAQDAPTLVLDEPTASLDVNHATQTLALVRELADESRAVLAAIHDLESAARFCDRLALVHDGRIVDQGEPADVLTTEALETAFDARGVVTTNPVTDSPAVTTLPSTTGGGSRVHVLGGGETGASVVGSCWAAGHQVSAGPFSHDDAARSVARTLEVPVETTPPFAAIGRATVEAVSEQIAAADVTVLADPVIDPAATVCELADDAERLVLVESRPLAERNYAGERGRERYEALRRRASVVDADRVPAVLDEKPDAGKVLADD, encoded by the coding sequence GTGATCCGCGTCGACGACGTCCACGTCGCGTTCGGCGACGTCGAGGTGCTCGACGGCGTCGACCTGACGGTCGAGGCAGGTGAGTTCGTGGGCCTCGTCGGCCCCAACGGCGCCGGCAAGACGACGCTACTGCGCACGGTCAACGGCGCGCTGACCCCCGGTTCGGGCGAGGTGTTCGTGGGCGAGGAGCGGATCCACGACCTGTCCTCCCGCGCGGCGAGTCGCCGCGTCGCGACCGTTCCCCAGGACACGAGCGTCCGGTTCGCCTTCGACGTCGCTGACGTCGTCGCGATGGGCCGGACGCCCCACCGTTCACGTTTTTCGAGTCATCCAGACCGGGGGGCGCACGTCGACGCGGCGCTCGAACGGACGGAGACCACGCACCTGCGCGACCGGCGGGTCGACACGCTGAGCGGCGGCGAGCGCCAGCGCGTGTTCGTCGCCCGCGCACTCGCACAGGACGCCCCCACGCTCGTGCTCGACGAACCGACGGCGAGTCTCGACGTGAACCACGCGACACAGACCCTCGCCCTCGTCCGCGAACTCGCCGACGAGAGCCGGGCGGTGCTCGCGGCCATCCACGACCTCGAATCGGCCGCCCGCTTCTGTGACCGGCTCGCGCTCGTCCACGACGGGCGAATCGTCGACCAGGGGGAGCCGGCGGACGTGTTGACCACCGAGGCCCTGGAGACGGCCTTCGACGCGCGCGGCGTGGTGACGACGAATCCGGTGACGGACTCGCCTGCGGTGACCACGCTCCCGTCGACGACCGGCGGGGGGAGTCGAGTCCACGTCCTCGGCGGCGGCGAGACCGGTGCCAGCGTCGTCGGGTCGTGCTGGGCGGCGGGCCACCAGGTGAGCGCGGGCCCCTTCTCCCACGACGACGCCGCCCGGTCCGTCGCGCGGACGCTCGAGGTCCCGGTCGAGACGACGCCGCCGTTCGCGGCTATCGGTCGAGCCACGGTCGAGGCGGTCAGCGAGCAAATCGCGGCCGCCGACGTGACGGTGCTCGCGGATCCGGTCATCGACCCGGCGGCGACCGTCTGCGAGCTCGCCGACGACGCCGAACGGCTGGTCCTCGTCGAATCGCGACCCCTCGCCGAGCGCAACTACGCGGGTGAGCGAGGGCGCGAGCGCTACGAAGCGCTGCGGCGGCGAGCGAGTGTCGTCGACGCCGACCGAGTCCCGGCCGTTCTCGACGAAAAACCGGACGCTGGCAAGGTTTTGGCGGACGACTGA
- a CDS encoding H/ACA ribonucleoprotein complex subunit GAR1: MKRVGDVVRVAQGLAVARCPDRDHPDIGRAVLTDDLEDAGRVVDVFGPVERPYVAVTPDDDVRLATLVGKPLYAR, from the coding sequence ATGAAACGCGTCGGCGACGTCGTCCGCGTGGCCCAGGGCCTGGCCGTCGCCCGCTGCCCGGACCGCGACCACCCCGATATCGGCCGCGCAGTCCTCACGGACGACCTGGAAGACGCCGGTCGCGTCGTCGACGTGTTCGGCCCCGTCGAGCGACCCTACGTCGCCGTGACGCCCGACGACGACGTCCGACTCGCGACGCTCGTCGGGAAACCGCTGTACGCTCGTTGA
- a CDS encoding sensor domain-containing protein gives MSVRAHPAARVPGPVRWFVGVLSRRQTYRNLVYLALTFPLGLGYFVLLTTGLSVGFSLLVFLVGLPILVGVLLLSDRILVFERWLAARLLGVDVPLDRETEHDEVWDYLRSPLADLGTWVGLVYLASKFVVGLFTFLLMTLLGTLAGSFVLAPLYYRQATIQVSIPEPIHLTLSYAVQQWGGVEVVSYPLTITSWQVTTLSEAVGVAVVGVLLFVVSLHLLNLLARVQGWYTRVLITPRPLT, from the coding sequence ATGAGCGTTCGTGCGCATCCGGCGGCTCGGGTCCCCGGACCGGTTCGGTGGTTCGTCGGCGTCCTCTCGCGGCGACAGACGTACCGGAACCTGGTCTACCTGGCGCTGACCTTCCCGCTCGGACTCGGCTACTTCGTCCTGCTGACGACGGGGCTGTCCGTGGGGTTCAGTCTCCTGGTCTTCCTCGTCGGCCTCCCGATCCTCGTGGGCGTGCTCCTCCTCTCGGACCGCATCCTCGTCTTCGAGCGGTGGCTCGCGGCCCGACTCCTCGGCGTCGACGTTCCGCTGGACCGGGAGACCGAACACGACGAGGTGTGGGACTACCTGCGGTCGCCCCTGGCAGATCTGGGGACGTGGGTTGGCCTGGTCTATCTGGCCTCGAAGTTCGTCGTCGGCCTGTTCACCTTCCTCCTGATGACGCTCCTCGGTACGCTCGCCGGGTCGTTCGTCCTCGCACCGCTGTACTACCGGCAGGCGACGATTCAGGTCTCCATCCCGGAGCCCATCCACCTCACCCTCTCCTACGCCGTCCAGCAGTGGGGCGGCGTCGAGGTGGTCTCTTACCCCCTCACGATAACGTCCTGGCAGGTAACGACGCTCTCCGAGGCGGTCGGCGTCGCGGTCGTCGGCGTGTTACTGTTCGTCGTCTCGCTCCACCTCCTGAACCTGCTCGCGAGAGTCCAGGGCTGGTACACGCGAGTGCTGATCACGCCGCGGCCGCTGACGTAG
- a CDS encoding heme o synthase encodes MNSRRPRFTTLLAASAVGVYLLVVLGATADVAHAVNSCSTWPVCQGPVLEDTGLLVAWSHRLTAAVVGLFVLATAVVGVRSAARRRVTALAITALLLYPVQIGLGALVATSGGAGPFPGAHLATGMAIFTTLVLALAWQLESETRTPDDAPVVDPVDLDAGDSAAEGPAPGVASLSTRERITATAGAYFRLTKPRLMWLLCLVAAAGMALAAGPDLTTPTVLFTLTGGVLAIGASGTFNHVIERDVDQRMERTSDRPVATHQIPVKNALAFGGFLSVTSVWLFWQVNALAAALGFAAILFYSVVYTVVLKPNTVQNTVIGGFAGSLPALIGWAAVTGEIGLPGLALAGVIFLWTPAHFYNLALAYKEDYARGGFPMMPVVHGETVTRKHIVFYLGATLVAAGGMAALTPLGPLYAATTAVLGAVFLWAVVRLHRERTEQAAFRAFHASNAYLGALLVAIVVDSIAL; translated from the coding sequence ATGAACTCACGTCGCCCACGGTTCACGACGCTGCTCGCCGCGAGCGCTGTCGGTGTGTACCTGCTGGTCGTCCTCGGTGCGACGGCCGACGTCGCTCACGCCGTCAACTCCTGTTCCACCTGGCCGGTCTGCCAGGGGCCAGTACTCGAAGACACCGGTCTCCTCGTCGCGTGGAGCCACCGTCTCACCGCCGCCGTCGTCGGACTGTTCGTCCTCGCGACGGCGGTCGTCGGCGTCCGGTCCGCCGCCAGGCGCCGCGTCACTGCGCTGGCGATCACGGCACTGCTCCTCTACCCCGTCCAGATCGGGCTCGGCGCGCTCGTCGCGACGTCGGGCGGCGCGGGGCCGTTCCCGGGCGCTCACCTCGCAACGGGCATGGCCATCTTCACGACACTCGTCCTCGCACTCGCCTGGCAACTGGAGTCAGAGACGCGGACGCCGGACGACGCGCCCGTCGTCGATCCCGTCGACCTGGACGCCGGCGATTCGGCGGCCGAGGGGCCGGCACCGGGCGTCGCGTCGCTGTCGACGCGCGAGCGGATCACCGCGACCGCTGGCGCCTACTTCCGGCTCACGAAGCCCCGCCTGATGTGGCTGCTCTGTCTCGTCGCCGCGGCCGGGATGGCTCTCGCCGCCGGCCCCGACCTCACGACGCCGACAGTCCTCTTCACACTGACTGGCGGCGTGCTCGCCATCGGGGCCTCGGGGACGTTCAACCACGTCATCGAACGCGACGTCGACCAGCGTATGGAGCGGACGTCTGACCGACCCGTCGCGACCCACCAGATACCAGTCAAGAACGCGCTCGCGTTCGGCGGGTTCCTCTCGGTCACGTCGGTGTGGCTGTTCTGGCAGGTCAACGCCCTCGCCGCGGCGCTGGGCTTCGCAGCCATCCTGTTCTACAGCGTCGTCTACACGGTCGTCCTGAAGCCGAACACGGTCCAGAACACGGTCATCGGTGGCTTCGCTGGTTCGCTGCCTGCCCTCATCGGCTGGGCGGCCGTCACTGGCGAGATCGGGCTGCCCGGACTCGCGCTGGCCGGCGTCATCTTCCTCTGGACGCCCGCGCACTTCTACAACCTCGCGCTGGCGTACAAGGAGGACTACGCCCGCGGCGGCTTCCCGATGATGCCCGTCGTCCACGGCGAGACGGTGACCCGCAAACACATCGTCTTCTACCTCGGCGCGACGCTCGTCGCGGCCGGCGGGATGGCCGCCCTGACGCCGCTGGGGCCGCTGTACGCCGCGACAACCGCGGTCCTGGGCGCGGTGTTCCTCTGGGCCGTGGTTCGACTCCACCGCGAACGGACCGAGCAGGCGGCCTTCCGGGCGTTCCACGCCTCGAACGCCTACCTCGGGGCGCTCCTGGTCGCCATCGTCGTCGACTCCATCGCGCTATGA
- a CDS encoding DUF7546 family protein: MSTTYKIDRFELHRDTLLLSALLVNTQLLLFLAYHLLSPNDITGVTPVAVPLVWITVGAWALVRTERPTASQRQRTVGVAVAAAYFGILGYFGGVWGPGADMLPAGIDLAVASAPPGWAPRVFVNLPANGFALGSLQFPFQGVRINLIPWQVVGYVALAYLVYAAVVDAAGSAISGIVGLLSCVSCTWPVIATIATSVFGGSAAVAGAVYDQSYLLSTVVFVATVALLYWRPGWR, translated from the coding sequence ATGAGCACGACATACAAGATCGACCGATTCGAACTGCACCGCGACACGCTCCTGCTGAGCGCGCTGCTCGTCAACACCCAGCTCCTCCTGTTCCTGGCGTACCACCTCCTCAGCCCCAACGACATCACCGGGGTGACACCCGTCGCCGTCCCGCTCGTGTGGATAACCGTCGGTGCCTGGGCGCTGGTCAGGACGGAGCGACCGACCGCGTCACAGCGCCAGCGGACCGTCGGCGTGGCGGTCGCGGCGGCGTACTTCGGCATCCTGGGCTACTTCGGCGGCGTCTGGGGACCCGGTGCCGACATGCTCCCGGCCGGAATCGACCTCGCGGTTGCGTCGGCGCCGCCGGGCTGGGCGCCCCGGGTGTTCGTCAACCTGCCTGCGAACGGGTTCGCACTCGGCTCGCTCCAGTTCCCGTTCCAGGGCGTCCGGATCAACCTGATCCCGTGGCAGGTCGTCGGGTACGTCGCGCTGGCGTACCTCGTCTACGCCGCCGTCGTCGACGCCGCGGGGTCGGCCATCTCCGGCATCGTCGGCCTGCTGTCCTGCGTCTCGTGTACCTGGCCGGTCATCGCGACGATCGCGACGAGCGTGTTCGGGGGGAGCGCGGCCGTCGCCGGCGCCGTCTACGACCAGTCGTACCTCCTCTCGACCGTCGTCTTCGTCGCGACGGTGGCGCTGCTGTACTGGCGTCCCGGCTGGCGCTAA